The following proteins are encoded in a genomic region of Dokdonia donghaensis DSW-1:
- a CDS encoding SDR family oxidoreductase — protein MKILLTGANGYIGMRLLPMLLEANHEVVCVVRNEARLSVSKKIKEQITIIEIDFLDKPEANKLPKDIDVAYYLLHSMSSSTSDFDEKEELSALNFNTYLAPTSCQQVIYLGGIANDKNLSKHLRSRQNVENTLKKGKAALTVLRAGIIVGSGSSSFEIIRDLCEKLPVMITPKWVNTKCQPIAIRNVMQYLTGVLGNESTYNDQFDIGGPDVLSYKEMMQCYATVRNLPLYIFTVPVMSPKISSYWLYFITSTSYKLALNLVDSMKVEVISSDSRLQDLLGITPISYEDAIDLAFAKIEQNQVASSWKDSLVSGRIKVNLDDYIQVPSYGCLKDKQTIHLKDRNLALENIWAIGGDRGWYYGDWMWKIRGYIDKLVGGVGLRRGRTHPDKIFTGDVIDFWRVLLASKEEPRLLLFAEMRVPGEAWLEFTIDENDVLHQTATFRPRGIFGRLYWYSMLPFHYFIFGEMIRNIATKRFEQ, from the coding sequence ATGAAAATACTACTTACGGGTGCAAATGGATATATAGGGATGCGATTACTCCCTATGCTACTTGAGGCAAATCACGAGGTGGTATGTGTGGTGCGCAATGAGGCGCGGCTGTCTGTAAGTAAAAAAATAAAGGAACAGATTACTATTATAGAGATAGACTTTCTAGACAAACCAGAAGCAAATAAATTACCGAAAGATATAGATGTTGCCTACTACCTCTTGCACTCTATGAGCTCGAGCACCTCAGATTTTGACGAGAAGGAAGAGCTCTCTGCGCTCAATTTTAACACCTATCTCGCTCCTACTAGTTGCCAGCAGGTGATCTATCTAGGGGGTATTGCAAATGATAAAAACTTAAGTAAACACCTACGCTCACGTCAAAACGTAGAGAACACTCTAAAAAAAGGTAAAGCTGCTCTCACAGTACTTAGAGCAGGGATCATTGTGGGATCTGGGAGTTCTTCTTTTGAGATTATACGCGACCTATGTGAGAAGCTACCTGTGATGATTACCCCAAAATGGGTCAATACAAAATGCCAGCCTATAGCTATACGCAATGTAATGCAATACCTCACTGGAGTTTTAGGCAACGAGAGCACTTATAATGATCAATTTGATATAGGAGGGCCAGATGTGCTAAGCTATAAAGAGATGATGCAGTGTTATGCAACAGTGCGCAATCTTCCATTGTATATTTTTACAGTACCAGTAATGAGCCCAAAAATCTCTTCATACTGGTTGTATTTTATCACCTCAACATCTTATAAACTTGCGCTCAACCTTGTAGATAGTATGAAGGTAGAGGTGATCTCAAGTGACTCTAGATTGCAAGATTTACTAGGCATCACCCCTATAAGTTATGAAGATGCTATTGATTTGGCTTTCGCCAAAATTGAACAAAATCAAGTAGCGAGCTCTTGGAAAGATAGTCTTGTAAGTGGTCGTATTAAAGTAAATCTAGATGACTATATACAAGTACCTAGCTATGGATGCCTCAAAGACAAACAAACCATACATCTAAAAGACCGAAACCTAGCTCTCGAAAATATCTGGGCAATAGGTGGTGACAGAGGCTGGTATTATGGTGACTGGATGTGGAAGATAAGAGGGTATATAGATAAACTTGTAGGAGGCGTAGGCCTGCGTAGAGGAAGAACACATCCAGATAAGATTTTTACAGGTGATGTAATAGACTTCTGGCGTGTGTTACTAGCAAGTAAAGAAGAGCCTAGGTTATTACTATTTGCAGAGATGCGCGTACCAGGAGAAGCTTGGCTTGAGTTTACAATAGATGAAAATGATGTGCTACACCAGACGGCAACCTTTAGACCAAGAGGTATTTTTGGCAGACTATACTGGTATAGTATGCTACCCTTTCACTACTTTATTTTTGGTGAGATGATAAGAAATATTGCTACAAAGCGATTTGAGCAATAA
- the ribH gene encoding 6,7-dimethyl-8-ribityllumazine synthase, whose amino-acid sequence MATVGNNLSVYDKTTIPNSKDFKFGIVVSEWNGEITEGLFQGAFDALKDCGAINDNIVRWNVPGAFELIYGAKKMTQAYDMLDAVIVIGTVIQGETKHFDFVCEGVTQGIKDLNIQQDIPVIFCVLTDNNIEQSRARSGGEHGNKGTEAAIAAIKMAQLRKDAKF is encoded by the coding sequence ATGGCAACAGTAGGTAACAACCTCTCTGTCTATGATAAAACAACCATCCCAAACTCGAAAGACTTCAAGTTTGGGATTGTTGTTTCTGAGTGGAATGGTGAGATAACAGAAGGACTTTTTCAAGGAGCGTTTGATGCGCTCAAAGATTGTGGCGCTATAAACGATAACATTGTGCGCTGGAACGTGCCAGGCGCTTTTGAACTCATTTACGGAGCAAAAAAAATGACACAAGCCTATGATATGCTAGATGCTGTTATCGTCATAGGTACTGTGATACAAGGTGAGACAAAGCATTTTGACTTTGTTTGTGAGGGAGTTACTCAAGGCATTAAAGACCTTAACATTCAGCAAGATATTCCTGTTATTTTCTGTGTGCTTACAGATAATAATATCGAGCAATCTAGAGCTCGTAGTGGTGGTGAGCACGGTAATAAAGGTACAGAAGCCGCTATAGCAGCTATAAAAATGGCACAATTACGTAAAGACGCAAAGTTTTAA
- the argS gene encoding arginine--tRNA ligase, with the protein MSLQSTIETHVKAAVAEIYKAELPAVEFQATRKEFEGDITVVVFPMLRVVKGNPVQIGTQIGEYLVAQVEEITAFNVVKGFLNLVVADAFYMNAFAEIQATENFGKTPEAGKAVMVEYSSPNTNKPLHLGHVRNVLLGYSVSEIIKAAGSKVYKTQIINDRGIHICKSMLAWERYGKGETPESTGLKGDKLVGNYYVKFDKEYKKEVAALVAQGKSEEEAKKEAPLLLEAQEMLRKWEAGDAETVALWKKMNHWVYDGFEVTYKNIGVDFDSYYYESNTYLLGKDNIEEGLKKGVFEKDPDGSVWCDLTEDGLDRKIVLRADGTAVYMTQDIGTAIQRVKDHPDVGGMIYTVGNEQDYHFQVLFLILKKLGYDWAENLFHLSYGMVDLPSGKMKSREGTVVDADDLINEVAATAGEISEELGKLDGYTDEEKKALYKTIGLGALKYYILKVDPKKRILFDPKESVDFQGNTGPFIQYTYVRIQAILRKAKELNVPATVEGARDLHPKEKELIKLVQEYPATIQLAAAQKSPAIIANYTYDLVKEYNSFFQQVQILGTDNVADQSFRVALSKEVGQVIESAFGLLGIDVPERM; encoded by the coding sequence ATGTCGTTACAATCTACTATAGAAACTCACGTAAAAGCCGCTGTTGCCGAAATTTATAAAGCTGAACTCCCAGCTGTCGAATTTCAAGCAACTCGCAAAGAATTTGAAGGAGATATCACAGTAGTGGTTTTCCCTATGCTACGTGTTGTAAAAGGAAACCCTGTACAGATAGGGACACAAATAGGTGAGTACCTTGTAGCACAAGTTGAAGAGATTACTGCTTTTAATGTAGTAAAAGGTTTCTTAAACTTAGTAGTGGCAGATGCGTTTTATATGAACGCCTTTGCAGAGATACAAGCCACCGAAAATTTTGGAAAAACACCAGAAGCCGGTAAAGCGGTAATGGTAGAATACTCTTCGCCTAACACAAATAAGCCACTTCACCTAGGTCACGTACGTAACGTGTTATTAGGATACTCTGTGTCAGAAATTATTAAGGCAGCAGGCTCTAAAGTTTATAAAACCCAAATCATTAATGACCGTGGGATTCATATCTGTAAGTCTATGCTGGCTTGGGAGCGTTATGGTAAAGGTGAGACTCCGGAGTCTACAGGTCTTAAAGGAGATAAATTAGTCGGTAATTACTACGTAAAGTTTGATAAAGAATATAAGAAAGAAGTAGCTGCCCTCGTTGCTCAAGGTAAGAGCGAGGAGGAAGCAAAAAAAGAGGCTCCTTTATTGCTCGAGGCCCAAGAAATGCTACGCAAGTGGGAAGCTGGAGATGCAGAGACTGTCGCGCTATGGAAAAAAATGAACCATTGGGTGTATGACGGTTTTGAAGTAACCTATAAAAATATAGGAGTAGATTTTGATAGTTACTACTACGAGAGTAACACCTACCTACTAGGAAAAGACAATATAGAAGAAGGTCTTAAAAAGGGCGTTTTTGAAAAAGATCCAGACGGCTCTGTATGGTGTGACCTTACAGAAGATGGTCTAGATAGAAAGATTGTATTGCGTGCAGATGGTACTGCAGTATATATGACGCAAGATATAGGTACTGCGATACAACGTGTAAAAGACCATCCAGATGTTGGTGGTATGATTTACACAGTAGGAAACGAGCAAGATTATCACTTTCAAGTGTTATTCTTAATACTTAAAAAGCTAGGATACGACTGGGCAGAAAATCTTTTTCACCTTAGTTATGGTATGGTAGATCTTCCTTCTGGAAAGATGAAGTCTCGTGAAGGTACCGTAGTAGATGCAGATGATCTTATAAATGAAGTAGCTGCTACCGCTGGAGAAATCTCTGAGGAGCTAGGTAAACTAGACGGGTATACAGATGAGGAGAAGAAGGCGTTATATAAAACAATAGGCCTGGGAGCTCTTAAGTACTACATTCTTAAAGTAGATCCAAAAAAGAGAATTCTTTTTGACCCTAAGGAGTCTGTAGATTTTCAAGGAAATACAGGGCCATTTATACAATATACGTATGTGCGTATACAAGCTATACTGCGCAAAGCTAAAGAGCTCAATGTACCTGCAACTGTAGAGGGAGCAAGAGATTTACATCCTAAAGAAAAGGAACTTATTAAACTAGTACAAGAATATCCTGCAACCATACAGCTTGCCGCGGCCCAGAAGAGCCCAGCTATTATTGCAAACTATACTTATGACTTGGTAAAAGAGTACAACTCATTCTTCCAGCAGGTGCAGATTCTGGGTACAGATAATGTGGCAGACCAGAGCTTTAGAGTAGCGCTTAGTAAAGAAGTAGGGCAGGTAATAGAGAGCGCCTTTGGATTATTAGGAATAGATGTGCCAGAGCGTATGTAG
- the recF gene encoding DNA replication/repair protein RecF (All proteins in this family for which functions are known are DNA-binding proteins that assist the filamentation of RecA onto DNA for the initiation of recombination or recombinational repair.), whose product MILKSLSLINYKNFESKAFTFDAKINCFVGNNGVGKTNVLDAIYHLSFGKSYFNPVTSQNINHNADFFVIDGLYKKEERDEKVVVSAKKGQKKVIKRNAKIYDRFADHIGFLPLVIISPADRDLITEGSDTRRKFIDGVISQSDKSYLSDLLGYSKILSQRNALLKYFAANNTFNADTLAVYNEQLEGFGTPIFEKRQQFLERFAPIFNERYKAISGDTENVTLTYNSSLSTMPLKHSLTNALAKDRSLQYTSVGIHKDDLQFEINGHPVKKFGSQGQQKSYLIALKLAQFDFIKQESGTTPLLLLDDIFDKLDENRVQHIIELVNTNDFGQLFISDTHPERTENVVKKIHQSYELFHLERAQ is encoded by the coding sequence ATGATCTTAAAATCGCTCTCTCTTATTAACTATAAAAACTTTGAGTCAAAGGCCTTTACCTTTGATGCAAAAATTAATTGTTTTGTTGGAAATAACGGCGTGGGGAAGACAAATGTGCTCGATGCGATTTACCACCTTTCTTTTGGAAAAAGCTACTTCAATCCCGTCACAAGTCAAAACATAAACCACAATGCAGACTTCTTTGTAATAGATGGTTTATATAAAAAAGAAGAACGAGATGAGAAGGTTGTAGTAAGTGCAAAAAAAGGCCAGAAAAAGGTCATAAAACGCAATGCAAAAATATATGACCGCTTTGCAGACCACATAGGGTTTTTACCGCTGGTTATTATCTCTCCGGCAGATAGAGACCTCATCACAGAAGGGAGTGACACCCGCCGTAAATTTATAGATGGCGTGATCTCACAAAGTGACAAAAGCTACCTTTCTGACCTACTGGGTTACTCAAAAATACTGTCGCAACGTAACGCCCTGCTTAAGTACTTTGCAGCAAATAATACATTTAATGCAGATACACTTGCTGTATACAACGAGCAACTAGAAGGTTTTGGGACGCCTATTTTTGAAAAAAGACAACAATTTTTAGAACGCTTTGCACCTATCTTTAACGAGCGTTACAAAGCCATAAGTGGCGATACAGAAAATGTAACCCTTACTTATAACAGCTCACTGAGCACAATGCCGCTCAAGCACTCTCTTACTAATGCGCTAGCAAAAGACCGCTCTTTACAATACACAAGTGTAGGGATACACAAAGACGACTTACAGTTTGAGATAAATGGCCACCCGGTAAAGAAATTTGGCAGTCAGGGACAGCAGAAATCATACCTCATCGCACTCAAGCTCGCGCAGTTTGATTTTATAAAACAAGAAAGTGGCACAACACCGCTACTTTTACTCGATGATATTTTTGACAAGCTAGATGAAAACCGTGTGCAACATATCATTGAGCTTGTAAACACAAACGACTTTGGGCAATTGTTTATAAGCGACACTCACCCCGAGCGCACAGAAAATGTGGTAAAAAAAATACACCAGAGTTATGAGCTTTTTCATCTCGAACGAGCACAATAA
- a CDS encoding YpdA family putative bacillithiol disulfide reductase → MFAQSPYDLIIIGAGPIGLACGIAAHKKGLNYLIVEKGVLVNTIYRYPENMTFFSTSKLLEIGRVPFVSHTDKPTRKEALEYYRRVQDTWKLRLKLYTQVQKMTPKDDGYEIETDKGNAFAKAVIVSTGFYDVARALGVPGEDLPKVKHFYDSPHPYVDQKILVVGAANSACDVALETYYKNAEVTMAIRGEGLYEKTKYWIKPNIENRIKEGSIKAYFNTTVKEITPSTVVLNTPDGKVVLENDFVLAMIGYQPDYTLFEKLGLPVTDDETRTPIHNQETLETPLERVYVAGVIAAGMRTSKLFIENTREHGDMIIDDLITKL, encoded by the coding sequence ATGTTTGCACAATCACCATACGATCTCATAATAATAGGCGCAGGACCTATAGGGCTTGCCTGCGGTATTGCAGCTCATAAAAAAGGACTTAATTACCTTATTGTAGAAAAGGGAGTGCTCGTAAATACCATCTACAGGTATCCAGAAAATATGACTTTTTTTAGTACCTCAAAGCTGCTAGAAATAGGTCGCGTTCCTTTTGTATCTCATACAGATAAGCCTACTCGTAAGGAGGCGCTTGAGTATTATAGAAGAGTGCAAGACACTTGGAAACTAAGATTAAAACTCTATACTCAGGTACAGAAAATGACGCCTAAAGATGATGGATATGAGATTGAGACAGATAAGGGTAACGCTTTCGCGAAAGCGGTTATAGTATCCACCGGTTTTTATGATGTCGCTCGCGCACTAGGCGTACCCGGAGAAGACCTACCTAAGGTAAAACACTTTTATGACAGTCCGCACCCATATGTAGATCAAAAGATACTGGTGGTGGGAGCAGCAAACTCTGCCTGTGATGTCGCGCTAGAAACCTACTACAAAAATGCAGAGGTGACAATGGCAATACGTGGGGAAGGCCTGTATGAAAAAACCAAATACTGGATCAAGCCTAACATTGAAAACCGAATTAAAGAAGGCTCCATAAAGGCCTATTTTAATACCACAGTAAAAGAAATAACACCATCTACCGTAGTTTTAAATACACCAGATGGGAAGGTCGTTTTAGAAAATGACTTCGTACTCGCAATGATAGGCTATCAGCCAGATTATACCTTGTTTGAAAAGTTAGGCCTGCCTGTTACAGATGACGAGACACGCACACCTATTCATAATCAAGAGACGCTAGAAACGCCACTAGAACGTGTGTATGTTGCTGGGGTAATTGCTGCAGGAATGCGCACAAGTAAACTCTTTATAGAGAATACACGTGAGCACGGCGATATGATTATAGATGATCTTATAACCAAGCTGTAA
- a CDS encoding tetratricopeptide repeat protein → MATYNKRGYKPKTKPVKEEVEEFIDDSESTTAEVFGSLDEGANKAEEWFEKNQKPVIGIIVGVLVIALLYLAYNKFVAEPAEAEAANELVLAQDSFTTALEATNTSVKDSLYMVALNGKNGKYGLLDVADNYGGTAAGNLANYYAGMSYLEVKDYQKAISHLQDFSSDDQMLAPLAKGAIGDAFMQLGQPEEALGYYEKAAGLNANDFTTPRFLFKAGVTAIELGKNDAAVKYLTQVKEEYATSDYAAQVDLYLGQAQAGN, encoded by the coding sequence ATGGCAACATATAATAAAAGAGGATATAAACCGAAAACAAAGCCCGTAAAGGAAGAAGTTGAAGAGTTTATAGATGATAGCGAGAGTACAACTGCAGAGGTTTTTGGATCACTAGACGAAGGAGCAAATAAAGCAGAGGAGTGGTTTGAAAAAAATCAAAAGCCAGTAATAGGTATTATAGTAGGTGTTCTTGTAATCGCTTTATTATATCTAGCTTACAATAAATTTGTGGCAGAACCTGCAGAGGCAGAAGCAGCAAATGAGCTTGTACTAGCTCAAGATAGCTTTACAACAGCACTAGAGGCGACTAATACTTCTGTAAAAGACTCACTCTATATGGTGGCTCTTAACGGTAAGAATGGTAAGTACGGTCTTCTAGATGTGGCAGATAACTACGGTGGTACTGCAGCAGGAAACCTAGCAAACTACTACGCAGGGATGTCTTACCTTGAGGTAAAAGATTACCAGAAGGCAATCTCTCACCTTCAAGACTTCTCATCAGACGACCAGATGCTTGCGCCGCTTGCAAAAGGAGCGATAGGTGATGCATTTATGCAACTAGGTCAACCAGAAGAGGCTCTAGGATACTATGAGAAGGCAGCAGGACTTAATGCAAACGATTTTACAACACCACGTTTCTTATTTAAAGCGGGTGTGACAGCTATAGAGCTAGGTAAAAATGATGCAGCTGTAAAGTACCTTACACAGGTAAAAGAAGAGTATGCAACGTCAGACTATGCTGCGCAGGTAGATCTATATCTAGGTCAAGCACAAGCAGGAAATTAA
- a CDS encoding DUF721 domain-containing protein: MAKRNADPISISQALGEFVEKNKLSKGMDKVDVTAAWYKLNPAFETYTTSIRFDRETLFVNLSSSVFREELSYGKEKIRTMLNEELGREVIKKLILR, translated from the coding sequence ATGGCAAAAAGAAACGCAGACCCAATTTCTATAAGTCAAGCGCTGGGAGAATTTGTAGAAAAAAACAAACTAAGCAAAGGTATGGACAAAGTAGATGTCACAGCCGCTTGGTACAAGCTCAATCCAGCATTTGAGACGTATACTACTTCTATACGTTTTGACAGAGAGACACTCTTTGTAAACCTAAGCTCTTCTGTTTTTAGGGAAGAACTTTCTTATGGTAAAGAAAAAATACGCACAATGCTTAATGAGGAATTAGGCCGTGAGGTTATAAAAAAACTCATCTTGAGATAA
- a CDS encoding RrF2 family transcriptional regulator: MLSRKTKYGLKALTFLAKKPENTTVLIQEIADSENISKKFLESILLSMRKAGYLGSKKGKGGGYYLIKKPEDIKISSVIRTLEGPIALLPCVSLNFYEHCDDCPKEEECSLHILMIEVRDQTLKVLENKSLIDLI, encoded by the coding sequence ATGCTTTCGCGAAAAACAAAATACGGATTAAAGGCACTCACTTTTCTAGCAAAAAAGCCAGAGAATACAACAGTGCTTATACAAGAAATCGCAGATTCTGAAAATATCTCAAAAAAGTTTCTGGAGAGTATTTTACTTTCTATGCGTAAAGCGGGCTACCTAGGTAGTAAAAAAGGTAAAGGTGGCGGATACTACCTTATTAAAAAGCCAGAAGATATAAAGATATCATCTGTGATACGCACCCTAGAGGGACCTATTGCGTTATTGCCTTGTGTGAGTCTTAACTTTTATGAGCATTGTGATGATTGTCCCAAAGAAGAGGAGTGTAGTCTTCATATACTTATGATAGAAGTAAGAGACCAGACATTAAAAGTATTAGAAAATAAATCACTTATAGATCTTATTTAA
- a CDS encoding TrkH family potassium uptake protein has product MPKLNYKIIFHLMGLLLLFNGGFMLIAALVSFLAKDGVGLEVSAAALLTAFAGTLLMFMTRGHEKIVKKREGYIIVTFGWLFMSLSGMLPYLFTGAIPGVANAFFETISGYTTTGATILTDIEALPKSILFWRSTTHWIGGMGIIVLAIAILPLLGIGGMQLFAAEAPGPSADKLHPRITDTAKRLWLIYVSFTVIETILLKLAGMSFFDAVNHALSTLSTGGFSTKNASVAYWNDKPVIQYIITFFMLLAGTNFVLSYFAFKGKIQKILKDEEFRLYMAFVFGFGILVSLVMYFNADLSLSTIEHPMVWGKAEAAFRHGLFQVLAVITTTGFVTADYTMWTPFLTVIFFGLMFLGGSAGSTSGGIKVVRHLLTIRNAIVEFKRTLHPNAILPVRYNAKSVDRSIIFNILAFFILYMLSWIIGASVLASMGLDFRTALGGSASALGNVGPAFGGLSPVDSYGWLPIGAKWWMAFLMLIGRLELFTVLILLTPFFWRNR; this is encoded by the coding sequence ATGCCAAAACTTAATTACAAGATTATATTTCACTTAATGGGATTACTGCTGCTTTTTAATGGCGGCTTTATGCTCATTGCAGCCCTTGTAAGTTTTCTTGCAAAAGATGGTGTAGGTCTAGAAGTCTCTGCAGCAGCATTGCTTACTGCATTTGCTGGTACGTTGCTTATGTTTATGACACGTGGGCACGAGAAAATTGTAAAAAAACGAGAAGGGTATATTATTGTGACCTTTGGGTGGCTATTTATGTCACTTAGTGGTATGTTGCCTTACCTTTTTACGGGAGCTATACCAGGCGTGGCAAATGCCTTTTTTGAGACTATAAGTGGGTATACCACAACAGGAGCCACCATACTTACAGATATAGAAGCGTTGCCTAAGAGTATTCTCTTCTGGCGCTCTACCACACACTGGATAGGGGGTATGGGTATCATTGTACTTGCTATTGCTATACTGCCACTGCTAGGTATAGGGGGAATGCAGCTCTTTGCGGCCGAAGCTCCAGGACCTAGTGCAGATAAGTTACACCCTAGAATTACTGATACGGCAAAACGTCTATGGTTAATTTACGTAAGCTTTACAGTGATTGAAACCATCTTGCTTAAGCTGGCTGGTATGTCATTTTTTGATGCGGTAAACCACGCATTGAGTACGCTCTCAACTGGAGGATTTTCTACAAAAAATGCAAGTGTTGCTTACTGGAATGATAAGCCAGTTATACAGTATATTATAACGTTCTTTATGCTTCTAGCGGGTACAAACTTTGTATTAAGCTATTTTGCATTTAAGGGTAAAATCCAGAAGATTTTAAAGGATGAGGAGTTTAGACTTTATATGGCTTTTGTCTTTGGCTTTGGTATTTTAGTGTCATTAGTAATGTATTTTAATGCAGACCTTAGTCTGTCTACAATAGAGCACCCTATGGTGTGGGGTAAGGCAGAAGCTGCTTTTCGTCACGGGTTGTTTCAAGTGCTAGCAGTTATAACAACCACAGGATTTGTCACGGCAGACTACACAATGTGGACACCTTTTCTTACCGTTATTTTCTTTGGACTTATGTTCTTAGGTGGATCTGCAGGGTCAACATCGGGAGGTATTAAAGTTGTGCGCCACCTGCTTACCATACGTAATGCTATAGTAGAGTTTAAAAGAACATTACATCCTAACGCCATATTACCTGTGCGCTATAATGCTAAGTCTGTAGATCGCTCTATTATATTTAACATTCTTGCATTCTTTATATTATATATGCTCTCTTGGATTATAGGGGCAAGTGTACTTGCCTCAATGGGACTTGATTTTAGAACAGCCCTGGGAGGATCTGCATCTGCACTAGGTAACGTAGGCCCAGCCTTTGGAGGGTTAAGTCCCGTAGATAGTTATGGGTGGTTACCTATAGGAGCAAAATGGTGGATGGCATTCTTAATGCTCATAGGGCGTCTAGAACTTTTTACCGTACTTATTTTATTAACCCCATTTTTCTGGAGAAATAGATAA
- the ctlX gene encoding citrulline utilization hydrolase CtlX — protein sequence MASRQITNTILMIRPVQFRMNEETAVNNYFQEDISLKNDEINTKAQQEFDDFVAKLRAVGVNVIVENDDIKGNTPDSVFPNNWVSFHESGNVALYPMFAENRRRERREEVLTRLESEGFTINNIVDYTEAEDEDVFLEGTGSILMDRQNERAYCALSARADESLFIEFCEDFEYTPVVFTANQTVDGKRLPIYHTNVMMCLAEEFCVICLDTIDDKKERKNVLKHLKETGKQVISITEEQMHHFAGNMLQVLGADDKKYLVMSADAHQSLTKDQVNKIEKHCEILSSDLSTIETCGGGSARCMMAEVFLPKEE from the coding sequence ATGGCATCACGACAAATTACAAACACAATTTTAATGATACGTCCTGTTCAGTTTAGAATGAACGAGGAGACGGCGGTTAATAATTATTTTCAAGAAGATATAAGTCTTAAAAATGATGAGATCAATACAAAAGCACAACAAGAGTTTGATGACTTTGTTGCAAAGCTGCGCGCCGTGGGTGTAAATGTTATTGTTGAAAATGACGATATAAAAGGGAATACTCCAGATTCTGTCTTTCCAAATAACTGGGTATCTTTTCACGAAAGTGGTAATGTAGCCCTGTACCCTATGTTTGCCGAAAATAGAAGAAGAGAGCGTAGGGAAGAAGTGCTTACACGACTAGAAAGTGAAGGATTTACGATTAACAATATTGTAGACTACACAGAGGCAGAAGATGAAGATGTTTTTCTAGAAGGTACGGGTAGTATTCTTATGGACCGCCAGAACGAGCGTGCTTACTGCGCCTTATCTGCAAGAGCAGACGAGAGTTTGTTTATTGAGTTTTGTGAAGATTTTGAGTACACACCAGTCGTGTTTACTGCAAACCAAACGGTAGATGGTAAGAGATTACCTATTTATCACACTAACGTGATGATGTGTCTTGCAGAGGAGTTTTGTGTGATCTGTCTTGATACTATAGATGATAAAAAGGAGCGTAAAAATGTGCTGAAACACTTAAAAGAAACGGGCAAGCAAGTGATATCTATCACAGAAGAGCAAATGCATCACTTTGCAGGTAATATGTTACAGGTACTGGGAGCAGATGATAAGAAGTACCTAGTGATGAGTGCAGATGCACACCAGAGCCTTACTAAGGATCAAGTTAATAAGATAGAAAAACACTGTGAGATTTTAAGTAGCGACTTAAGTACGATAGAAACTTGTGGAGGAGGTAGTGCAAGATGTATGATGGCAGAGGTGTTTCTTCCTAAGGAAGAATAA